The region ACCCCTGATGGCGTGATGAAATGCTTCCAGAAAGGTTGGAGCATGTTGACTACGGTGAGCAAGCACATGCACGGCAGTGAGCAGTCACTCTATGGTGATATCAACCCCATTCTCATGGAAAAAATATCTACCCCGCCAGACACTGAAGAATGGCTAGGTTGGCAAGATTACCAAAAGGCACTCACTGACCATAAAAGCCAAGAAGCAACTCAGGTGTTACTTGAGACGTTTTACTCAAAAGTGGAGCTTGATCCACTCTTTAGTCTTGGGCTTGAAAGTGTCCTTGCCGAAGCCGTGTTATATCGAATCATGTTCGATGATGCTCGCGTCCGTGAAGATATGAAAAAGCGTCTGCGTAGAATTGCATTAGATGATAAGTGGTTCAGTGTTGAAGTCATTCAAATTCACACCGACCGAGCGTTGAAACTGTTACCAGAATCATTAGCAGAGGCGATTCGCCAAGACTTAGGTAAACATTTTTACCAAGAGTTATTGCGAACGCTTAAGTTTGCCAAGAAATACCGTGAACTCGCTCTTGATGATGCCAGTCCTGAAAAGCTTGAACGTTATGAGCAAAAACACGGCTTACAAAGTGTGTTACTGGGTTGGCAAGATACAATTGAGTTCTAGCAGATAAACTCTCATATAGCGACTTTAGCTGGGCTAAAGACATCATCGCACAACACTAAAGGGTAATTTATTTACCCTTTTTTTTGCTTTAAACTTCTGATCTAAATATCAATATTTCTCGTACTATTACCCATGTTATAGAGGGTATGAATAACTAAATCAGTTTGAATCAAATATAAAATTCAGAAGTATCGGAGTAGTCCATGAGTAGAGATGTTGCTGAAAGAAATAATGGGGCGAATGTTGCCAAGGTCCCCAGTAGTCGATTATCTCGATTAGGAAAAATCGGCTCTCTTGCATCGCGACTGGCAGGCAATGTCATTTATGAAGGCGCGAAGCAACTCAGTAAAGGCCAATCTCCTAAACTTCAACAATTGATACTCACCCCAAAAAATATGACTCAAGTGGCTGAAAAGCTCTCTCAGCTTCGCGGCGCTGCCATGAAAGTGGGTCAGATGATTTCAATGGATAGTGGCGACATCCTCCCGCCTGAAATCAGTGAAATCTTATCAAAATTACGCGATGACGCCAAAGCCATGCCTCATAAACAACTGGTTGAAATGTTAAAGCAACAATGGGGGCTGGATTGGCTAGCGCCTTTCGCGCAATTTGAATTACGCCCTTTTGCAGCGGCCTCTATTGGTCAGGTACATTTAGCGTATTTAGACAGTGGTGAAAAACTTGCTGTAAAAATTCAATATCCAGGCATAAAAGACAGTATCGACAGCGATATTGATAATGTCGCCACACTATTAAAAGTGGCGCAATTAGTCCCTGATAATGTGCAATTTGATAAGTTATTGTCAGAAGCTAAAGCGCAATTGCACCATGAAGCAGATTATTGTTATGAAGCTAAATTATTACAGCAATATCGACATTGGATTGGCGATAATGAACACTTTATAGTGCCAAAGGTATACTCCGAACTCAGCACCGACAGTATTCTGGTGATGGAGTTTATCGAGGGTGTTCCAATAGAGTCAGTACTGACAATGGAACAAAGCATTCGAGATAATGTCGCCACCCGTTTACTCAGTCTATTTTTAGACGAATTATTTACCTTCAAACTGGTGCAGACAGATCCTAATTTTGCCAACTTCATGTATCAGGTAGAGTCGGAAAAAATTGTACTATTAGATTTTGGCGCCACACGCAGTATTTCGGATAATTTATCCAGCGGTTACAACATGCTTATGCAAGGCGCAATGACCAGTGACAGTGAACTGATGACTCAAGCTGCGGCGCAAATAGGTTTCTTTCAAAAGGAAATAACCCCAGAGCAGCAGCTAGTGATTGTCGATATTTTCCATCAAGCTTGCGAGCCACTGCGTTGTGAAGGCGAATATAACTTTGCTGAAAGCAATCTTGCCAAACGTATCACTGAGTCAGCAAAAGCCATGAGCACCAAACCTGATGAATGGCATACCCCGCCTACCGATGCCATTTTTGTACATAGAAAACTCGCAGGCATATACTTACTCGCCTCTCGTATCAAAGCTAAAATTGATGTTAAAGCGTTATTCTTGAATCATCAAAAGACATAATGAGAGGGATATTGCATAAAGGATTGTTTAATAGAAAAACAGTCCCATATCTAATGATAACCCTACACAAAGAACAAATTATCAAGAGTCCATTCAGACTCAAACAAGGAGAGTGACATGTTCAGCCACATCATGATCGGCAGTAACGATATAGAAAAGTCAAAAGCATTCTACGATGCAACCTTCGCGGTTTTAGGTTATGAACCTGGCGTCATCGATGAAAAAGGTCGTTGTTTTTACTTCACTGAAAGCGGTATTTTTGCCATAACCAAACCGATTAATGGCGAGCCATCCACTCATGGTAACGGCACCACCATAGGTTTCAGCGTTAAAGATGCTGCCCAAGGAGATAAATGGCATGAAGTAGGCGCTGCAAATGGTGGTACACCTTGTGAAGAGCCTCCAGGCGTACGTTCAAACCCTGCAATGAATTTGTACCTGGCTTACTTACTTGATCCTTCTGGCAATAAAATTTGCGTACTGCATCGACTTCCGAAGTAACTGTACACGTACTTTTTATGACTAGGTACACGCTTCAGTAAACGGCGATGACTTGAAAGCACATAGCGTTTATAACTCGTCGCTATGTGTTTTTTTACGTTAGCCAACTCATTAAGTTACAGCGATGCCATTTGTTTATTCAATCGTTATTCCTTCCCAAAACTGGTATCGATTGAAAAGCCTATCTATCATTTGAAAGTACAAATACATCAATTGTCGTTCACTTAAATATTTCGCAATAATTGATTCACTCCACCATCTTACCGACCAATGAGTTAAACTCTCCCCACTACGACTTTGACAGAGACATCACAATGAAATTGGGTATTTCGTTATTCCTAGCTTATATTTTACTTCTTGCCCCCCATACACTCGCTAGCCAAATACAGCTTGAAAACGGTGTTGACTTGAGTGAGACGACAAAAGGCCAATTGTCAGTAAAGCAACTCATCGACAATGTGTTTCAGTTTACTTCTTACTTCCATACTCAAGACTACGGTTTCGTTTCAGCTAATGGGTTAGTCGTTATTGATGACACTGATGCCTACATGATTGATACCCCGTGGACAGAAACAGACACCATTAAATTGGTTAGTTGGATTAAAGAACAAGGCTTTGAGCTAAAAGCCAGTGTCTCAACTCATTCACATGATGATCGCTCTGCAGGGATTGGCTATTTAAATTCAATCAAGGTCGATACCTATGTTTCTGAACTGACTAATTCACTGTTAAAGGCCGATAATAAGGCCTTAGCAAAGCATGCTTTTTCAGGCGATAGCCTCTACCTAGCCAATAACCTCATTGAGGTGCGCTATTTCGGTGCTGGTCATACCCAAGATAATTTGGTGGTTTGGCTACCTCAATCAAAATTGTTATATGGCGGTTGCTTGATCAAAAGTCAGCGTAGCCAAAGTATGGGCTATATCGCTGAAGCCTCACTAGCTGAATGGCCAAATACCATAGACAAAGCTAAATCTCGCTATAATGATGCCGTTATTGTCGTACCCGGTCATGGGAGAAATGGCGGTTTAGAAATACTCGACCATACCCAAGCCTTAATCGCTGAAGAAGTTAAAAATAATCAGCTAAAATAAATAAACTGCTAAGCACCTTAAATATTATGCTCTTTATTAGGCTTATGTTTTCATTCATTGAAATAAGAATCTGTAAAAATGCCAACTGATAATCGCCATCGTTTTATACCTTTTGCTACTGACATAAGCGCACATTCGCTACCAGCAAAGTTTACATTCCCTTTTTATTATCAGCCGCATCCATTAGCAATAGTTGCAGCCGAACAACTGCAGCAACATTTGCTACACCAAACAGATTGGCAGCATAATTTTGGCACTACTGATTCAGACAAAGAACTCTCAGCTCAGAGTGAAACACGAGCTCAATGCGAATCGACAAAATCACTTCCTCCAATAGGTAAAATGTTCGGGGTATTGGTCGTCAGGAATGCCGAAGGAGAATTAGGCTTTTTATCTGCATTCTCTGGTAAATTAGCTGACCAAAACTTGTGGCCACAGTTTGTGCCACCGGTATTTGATATGCTCACCAAGGATAGTTTTTTTCAACAAGAAAACGTTGAGATAAATCAGCTCAATACGCAACTAACCTCCTTAGAGAATGAGCCATTACGCCAGCAATTAACGACTAAGCTAGCAGATATGCAGCAGCAAGCAGACTCGGCCATTGCGACTCATAGATCGTTAATGATCGAAAATAGAAAGCAACGTAAAGCCCAGCGTGCAACAGTTGAAAATCTCACTGAAGCTGAATTTACGACACTCTCTATTGAAATGAGTAGACAAAGTGTCAGTGATAAAAAGCAACTTAGTGACTTAAAAGAGTATTGGGAAAAGCAACTGTCATTAATATCAGATCCTTTAGCAAAGCTAGAAAGTGCAATTTTAAGCATAAAACAGCAACGAAAAAAGCAATCTAATGCCCTGCAGCATAAGCTATTCGCACAATATGATTTTCTCAATATCTTAGGAAAAAAAAGCGATCTCAATACGATCTTTAAAGATGCCCCCAATCATCTCCCACCAGCGGGCGCTGGAGAATGCGCCGCACCAAAATTACTGCAATATGCTTTCGCTAATAATCTCACACCTATAACCATGGCCGAATTTTGGTGGGGAATATCACCAAAATCAGAAATTAAACAACATAAAAACTATTACCCTGCATGCCATGGAAAGTGTCGCCCCATCTTAGCTCACATGCTTAAAGGGCTAGATGTTGATGATAATCCATTACTCACCAATCCCGCTGAAGGCGTGCCTCTGCCTATCCTTTATCAAGATGAAGACATTGTCATTGTGAATAAACCAGCAGAGTTCTTATCCGTCCCA is a window of Shewanella donghaensis DNA encoding:
- the atcC gene encoding cold adaptation protein AtcC, encoding MQLALRDNNQGPYFSRVLEYGRNETLLTDEHVTQIKSKAILMSLKLADKFYNKHKMHLLEHAAHDVIGVVSLGLIALTGHEPVGSINLLKTPDGVMKCFQKGWSMLTTVSKHMHGSEQSLYGDINPILMEKISTPPDTEEWLGWQDYQKALTDHKSQEATQVLLETFYSKVELDPLFSLGLESVLAEAVLYRIMFDDARVREDMKKRLRRIALDDKWFSVEVIQIHTDRALKLLPESLAEAIRQDLGKHFYQELLRTLKFAKKYRELALDDASPEKLERYEQKHGLQSVLLGWQDTIEF
- a CDS encoding ABC1 kinase family protein, encoding MSRDVAERNNGANVAKVPSSRLSRLGKIGSLASRLAGNVIYEGAKQLSKGQSPKLQQLILTPKNMTQVAEKLSQLRGAAMKVGQMISMDSGDILPPEISEILSKLRDDAKAMPHKQLVEMLKQQWGLDWLAPFAQFELRPFAAASIGQVHLAYLDSGEKLAVKIQYPGIKDSIDSDIDNVATLLKVAQLVPDNVQFDKLLSEAKAQLHHEADYCYEAKLLQQYRHWIGDNEHFIVPKVYSELSTDSILVMEFIEGVPIESVLTMEQSIRDNVATRLLSLFLDELFTFKLVQTDPNFANFMYQVESEKIVLLDFGATRSISDNLSSGYNMLMQGAMTSDSELMTQAAAQIGFFQKEITPEQQLVIVDIFHQACEPLRCEGEYNFAESNLAKRITESAKAMSTKPDEWHTPPTDAIFVHRKLAGIYLLASRIKAKIDVKALFLNHQKT
- a CDS encoding VOC family protein, encoding MFSHIMIGSNDIEKSKAFYDATFAVLGYEPGVIDEKGRCFYFTESGIFAITKPINGEPSTHGNGTTIGFSVKDAAQGDKWHEVGAANGGTPCEEPPGVRSNPAMNLYLAYLLDPSGNKICVLHRLPK
- the bla gene encoding subclass B1 metallo-beta-lactamase, which produces MKLGISLFLAYILLLAPHTLASQIQLENGVDLSETTKGQLSVKQLIDNVFQFTSYFHTQDYGFVSANGLVVIDDTDAYMIDTPWTETDTIKLVSWIKEQGFELKASVSTHSHDDRSAGIGYLNSIKVDTYVSELTNSLLKADNKALAKHAFSGDSLYLANNLIEVRYFGAGHTQDNLVVWLPQSKLLYGGCLIKSQRSQSMGYIAEASLAEWPNTIDKAKSRYNDAVIVVPGHGRNGGLEILDHTQALIAEEVKNNQLK
- a CDS encoding RluA family pseudouridine synthase is translated as MPTDNRHRFIPFATDISAHSLPAKFTFPFYYQPHPLAIVAAEQLQQHLLHQTDWQHNFGTTDSDKELSAQSETRAQCESTKSLPPIGKMFGVLVVRNAEGELGFLSAFSGKLADQNLWPQFVPPVFDMLTKDSFFQQENVEINQLNTQLTSLENEPLRQQLTTKLADMQQQADSAIATHRSLMIENRKQRKAQRATVENLTEAEFTTLSIEMSRQSVSDKKQLSDLKEYWEKQLSLISDPLAKLESAILSIKQQRKKQSNALQHKLFAQYDFLNILGKKSDLNTIFKDAPNHLPPAGAGECAAPKLLQYAFANNLTPITMAEFWWGISPKSEIKQHKNYYPACHGKCRPILAHMLKGLDVDDNPLLTNPAEGVPLPILYQDEDIVIVNKPAEFLSVPGKNIADSVFSRMKQKFPQATGPLIVHRLDMSTSGLMVIALSKEANKHLVQQFINRTVIKRYIAKIDGIPKFDRGEISLPLRVDLDDRPKQLVCYQHGKHAETYWEKVQETNNSCLIHLYPKTGRTHQLRVHCAHFNGLNMPILGDDLYGKTAHRLHLHAQYLSLNHPKTNQKMIFEVNADFE